One genomic segment of Aquamicrobium lusatiense includes these proteins:
- a CDS encoding branched-chain amino acid ABC transporter permease: MLYNIFIDPFVQMVQMPDLLVQTLWEGLVSGVLYALIALGFVLIFKASGVFNFAQGIMVVFSALTLVGFYAKFSSWGFSGHAAAFLALLLAAGVMLVLAMLVERVVLRPLVNQPDIILFMATFGITYVLIGFGEIVFGGDPKQMIANELFLPSGSVDIEMLGGLVSLQKIDIAAAVIASLMIVGLALFFQKTRIGRALRAVADSHKAALSVGISLNQIWVIVWFAAGLVALVTGIMWGARSDVSFALEIVALKALPVLVLGGFTSVPGAIVGGLIIGIGEKLGEFYWGPLLGGGIESWLAYVIALVFLLYRPQGLFGDKIIERI; encoded by the coding sequence ATGCTCTACAATATATTCATCGACCCGTTCGTGCAGATGGTGCAGATGCCCGATCTGCTCGTGCAGACCCTGTGGGAGGGGCTGGTCTCGGGTGTTCTCTATGCGCTGATCGCGCTGGGCTTCGTGCTGATCTTCAAGGCATCCGGCGTCTTCAATTTCGCGCAGGGCATCATGGTGGTGTTTTCTGCACTCACCCTTGTCGGCTTCTACGCGAAATTCTCCTCATGGGGCTTTTCCGGCCACGCCGCCGCCTTCCTCGCGCTGCTTCTGGCGGCCGGCGTCATGCTGGTGCTGGCCATGCTGGTCGAGCGCGTGGTGCTGCGCCCGCTGGTCAACCAGCCGGACATCATCCTGTTCATGGCTACCTTCGGCATCACCTATGTGCTGATCGGCTTCGGCGAGATCGTGTTCGGCGGCGACCCCAAGCAGATGATCGCCAATGAACTGTTCCTGCCCAGCGGTTCCGTCGACATAGAGATGCTGGGCGGTCTGGTGAGCCTGCAGAAGATCGACATCGCCGCCGCCGTCATCGCCTCGCTGATGATCGTGGGACTGGCGCTGTTCTTCCAGAAAACGCGCATCGGCCGTGCCTTGCGTGCCGTCGCTGACAGCCACAAGGCAGCGCTTTCGGTCGGCATTTCGCTCAACCAGATCTGGGTGATCGTGTGGTTCGCAGCCGGTCTCGTGGCGCTCGTCACCGGCATCATGTGGGGCGCGCGCTCGGACGTGTCCTTCGCGCTGGAGATCGTGGCGCTGAAGGCGCTGCCGGTTCTCGTCCTCGGCGGTTTCACCTCGGTGCCGGGCGCCATCGTCGGGGGGCTCATCATCGGCATCGGCGAGAAGCTCGGCGAGTTCTACTGGGGCCCGCTGCTCGGCGGCGGCATCGAGAGCTGGCTCGCCTATGTGATCGCCCTTGTGTTCCTGCTGTACCGGCCGCAGGGCCTGTTCGGCGACAAGATAATCGAACGGATCTGA
- a CDS encoding ABC transporter ATP-binding protein: MSSTTNAKGETLLAVDGVSLAFGGVKAITDVSFDIRKGEIRAIIGPNGAGKTSMLNVINGFYHPQQGRITYKGQTRSRMRPYQAASQGIARTFQNVALFRGMSTLDNIMVGRTLRMHRGLFWQMLRFGPAMREEIDHRRHVEDIIDFLQIEAIRKTPVGKLPYGLQKRVELGRALAMEPELLLLDEPMAGMNMEEKEDMCRYILDLNRHFGTTIALIEHDIGVVMDLSDRVVVLEYGHKIADGTPEEVKADPKVIDAYLGVGH, encoded by the coding sequence ATGAGCAGCACCACCAACGCCAAGGGGGAAACCCTGCTTGCCGTGGACGGCGTGTCGCTCGCCTTCGGCGGCGTCAAGGCGATCACCGATGTCTCGTTCGATATTCGCAAGGGCGAAATCCGCGCCATCATCGGCCCCAACGGCGCCGGCAAGACCTCGATGCTCAACGTGATCAACGGCTTCTATCATCCGCAGCAGGGCCGCATCACCTACAAGGGCCAGACCCGCTCGCGCATGCGTCCCTATCAGGCCGCCAGCCAGGGCATTGCCCGCACCTTCCAGAACGTTGCGCTGTTTCGCGGCATGTCGACGCTCGACAACATCATGGTCGGGCGCACGCTGCGCATGCATCGCGGCCTGTTCTGGCAGATGCTGCGCTTCGGCCCGGCCATGCGCGAGGAAATCGACCATCGCCGCCATGTCGAGGACATCATCGACTTCCTGCAGATCGAGGCGATCCGCAAGACGCCGGTGGGCAAGCTGCCCTACGGTTTGCAGAAGCGCGTGGAGCTTGGCCGGGCGCTCGCCATGGAGCCGGAACTGCTGCTGCTCGACGAGCCGATGGCCGGCATGAACATGGAGGAGAAGGAGGACATGTGCCGCTACATCCTCGATCTCAACCGACACTTCGGCACCACCATCGCCCTCATCGAGCACGACATCGGCGTGGTCATGGATCTGTCCGACCGGGTGGTGGTTCTGGAATACGGACACAAGATTGCAGACGGAACGCCTGAGGAGGTGAAGGCGGATCCGAAGGTCATCGACGCCTATCTGGGCGTCGGACACTGA